Genomic segment of Candidatus Nanopelagicales bacterium:
CCGATATCGGGACGAAGCAGCATCATCGCGCTAACGGCCACCCAGGATCCGTGCTCGAGGTGCAGCGCGAGGCTGATTAGCTCGGCCACCAGCGCCGCCGCGGCCATCCTGATCCCGAACCTCAACGGGCGCGACCCCCAGCTCAGTGACGCTGCCAGGCGATCTGGCAGAGGTCGGGAGTTGCTGCGATGTTCTCGACGCGGTTGCGGTAGTCGCATGATGTGGCGGACGTGGCTGGGCATCTCACCGGTCACGTCGATGAGCGCCTTCGCCGTTCGTGTCATCGGGCGCTCGGAGTCCTCGGACCGCTGGAGTCGCGACCGCAGCGCGTCAACCTGATCGTCCAGATCTTGCAGCGACGGCTCGTGCTCGCGCTCGATTGCCGCAGCTGCATGTTCGAGCGCCTTGCCACTACCAGTGAAGATCTCGCGGGTTTGTCGATCGGAAGGAATCGCAAGGCCGAGTGAAGCCCGCGCATAGTAGGCACGCGCCTCGATCCGAAGCGCGTCCGCATCAGCCAAGATCAACGCGTAGCGCCCACGATGGTCAGCGGCGAGGTCGCTCTTGGTGACGTAGTCGGCGACCTCTGCCATCGCTGCGGATGCTGCCCGCGTGCCCAGTTCCAGGTTCGGCTCGTCCGAGCGGCCAACAGCCTCGACGTTGTGACCCACGACCCGCAGCGCCTTGGCGATTCGGCGACGCTCGGGGCGATCGCGCACGATCGGGGCAGACGCCAATGCAAGCAAAGTCTGCAGCCCGCCCGCAAGCGCGATCGCCGCGGCCGCTTCGAGTCCACGATCGGCTGATTGCGGCGTGACCAAATGGGTCGCGGCCAGGATCGCTCCGAACACAAAGACCTGCGGTGCGCGTGGGTCGACCCCAGAACTGACTCCCGAAGCGAAGGCAAGCACGACCATGAGCACCAAGGTCGCGATGCCGGAGTTGGCCAAGACTGTGTCGAAGAGGGTGACGACGGTCAGCAGGACGGTCCCAGCTGCCATCGTGTGCCAAGTCGAACGTGGCGAGCGGCCCTTGTCGAGCAGGCCTATCAGCAACGCCGCCGTTGCTGCACTCACTGCCGCCCCAGCGCTTGCGAACTTCAATCCCACGACCAGCAGTAGGACGACGACGCCCGCTCGACGTAGGGCTGACACCCATCGCGCCGCTGACAGGTCAACCTCGATCATCGACATCGTGACCCGATGGGCAAACGAACTCACGGGCCAATACTGGCCCTACCCGCTTGTCCGTCGCGCAATCCGTAGGCTGACAGGCATGTCCAAGCCCGGCGTTCCACGCTCCGGTTGGCAGGTTGCTATCAATGCGCCGGGGCCATCGGGTGGCCAAATGCTGAAATCGTTTGGTCGGATTCGGCGCGATCCGTTGCAGTTTCTCGCTGCGATCTGGCGTGAGTACGGAGATGTTGCGCAGTTTCCGATTCCCCGACCAGCGGTGTACTTGCTGACCGACCCCGATGCAGTGCGCGATGTGCTGGTTTCCTCCGCGCGCGACTACACCAAGCGCACCCTGCAATACGACAACCTGGCAACCGTTACCGGTTCGGGCCTGTTGACCGCTGACGATCCACCCTGGCGCGAACGGCGACGGGTCATTCAGCCCGCGTTCCACCATGAGCGACTCGCCGGGGTCGCCGACCACGCGGTCGCCGCGGTCGACCCCTATCTCGCACGGTGGCAACGGTTGCGTGATGGCACGGTGGTGGACGTGGACGAGGCCATGATGGAGTTGTCGCTACAAGTCGTGGCAAGCGCCCTGTTCGGATCGACCTGGGACTCCCAAGCCAGAGAGCTGACCCAGGCGACGCTGATCGCGCTGGACCAGGTGGTAGCGCGAGCCCGCAACCCGCTGGCACCACCGCTGAATTGGCCAACGCCGGGATCGACGCGGTTGCGGCGTTCGATCAGAACACTGGACGCGGCCGTTGCCGACGTGCTGACCGCGCGCCGGTCCACCGGCGTCGCTGCGCCGGTGGACCGCAGCGACCTCGTCGACATGCTCCTGGCGGCACGCATCGATCCGGCAGCCCAACTCGACGGCAGCGGGGTGCGCGATGAGTTGGTGACTTTTCTGGTCGCCGGGCACGAGACGGTCGCGAGCACGATGACGTGGGTGTGGCACTTGCTGGCCAGTAATCCAGCGGCTGCAGCGGCGCTGCACGCTGAGGTTGATTCAGTGCTTGCCGGTCGGCTGCCAACCTTCGCCGACGTGCCTGACTTGACGTGGACCCGAGCAATCGTGGACGAGACTCTTCGGCTCTACCCGCCGGCCTGGGTCATCACGCGAAAATCCACCGCCGAGCACCAGGCCTTGGAGGTTGCGATGCCCACCGGTTCGCTGGTCATCATGAGTCCTTACTTGGTTCATCGACACCCCGACGCGTGGGATCGCCCGGAAGAATTCGACCCCAGTCGCTTCCTGGGCGGGTCGACTCGACGCGATGCGTACTTGCCATTCGGGCTGGGGCCACGGCTGTGCATCGGCCGAGACATGGCCCTGCTTGAGGCGACGCTGGTGGTCGCTGCGATCGCCTCACGGTTCAGGTTTGAAACCGCTGGTGGCCAGGCTGTCGAAGCGTTGGCCTCGGTCACGCTGCGTCCCGAGCACGGCCTGCCCATGCGGGTCTACGCGCGCAGCCCGTCAGCGATTGAGTAGGCGATTGATGGCGCGGACGAAAGTCGGGCGCTCGCGGGGTTTCTCCCGCATTTCCGGGGTAAACCAGGCGTACCTACCTCGACCAGCCTCTTTGGCCGCGTACATCGCGGCATCAGCATCGCGGATCATGTTCTCGACCGTTCGCACTCCTGCCCGGGAAACGCCTGGCGAGATCACCAGACCGGCACTTGTGCCCGTACGAGCGGTCCCCTCGTCCATGACGACCGGTTCGGCTAGGGCATCAATGATTCGCTGGGCAACGTCTTCCATCTCCGTTGTTCCAGTGACGTCCTCCAAGATGATGACGAACTCGTCACCACTGACCCGAGCCACGGTGTCGCTGGAACGGCAGACCGCCCGCAGCCGCTTTGCGATCGTCACGAGCAGCCGGTCACCTGCCAGGTGACCGAAGGTGTTGTTCACGTCGCGGAATCCGTCGAGGTCGCAGAACAGCAGTCCCACCTGGGTATTGCTTCTGGCCGCGCGCGAGAGCGCATGAGCTAGGCGGTCTGCCAACAGCACGCGGTTTGGGAGTCCGGTCAACGGATCGTGGGTAGCCCGTTGGGTGAGTGCTTTCTCTGCCTGCTTACGTTCCGTGATGTCAACGTGGGTAACGACCGCTCCGCCACTTTCGGCGAACAGTGGCACCGCCAACAGCTCCGTCCACCGACGCTTGCGCCGTTGCACGGTGGGAAACTCGGTCCGGAAGTCATGACAATTGCCGCGCAGTAGTTCTCGCAGGTCGATGGTCGCTTCGTCGTTCAGTACGTCGGTGAGCCATGCGACGTAGTCGGCGCCTTCAGTTGGCCCGGTGTGTTCGCCGGCCCCCGTCGGACCTTCCTCGAGGTACCGGTGGTTGGTCGCGATCACGCGGCCGTCACCACCGATGACGCACGTTCGGCCAGGTAGCGACTCCAGAACCGCGGAGGCAAAGTGCGTCCGTTCCGCGACTTCCTGTTCGGCAGCGAGCAGGGATGTGACGTCACGAGACACGAATACCGCGCCGGTCGCGTTGCCATCGCGGTCAGTCAAGATACGCGCGTTTGCGTCAACGACCATCCACTCTGCGCCGTTGGCGCGCTGCCGAACCCGACCCTGCCATGAGCCCTGCTCGGTCAGGGCACGCAGAGCGTCCTCGGCTGAGACACCCTCGCCCAGGTCAGTTTCAACGAGGTCGACGATGGGCGTGCCGATGAGCTTGTCGAGGTCAAACCCGTACATCGTCTTGGCGGCTGCGTTCACGAGGCGAATACACAGCCGCGCATCAGTAACCATGAACGCATCGGGCAAGCCGTCCAAGAGCGCGGGGTCGAGGGTCACCTCGCCGGTCGCGGCGGAATCAGCGTTGGTCGGTGAGACCGCGCTGGTAGGAGCGTGTGTACCGGGAGCCCGTGCTAGGTCTGTTTGGTCAGCTTTTTCAGCTTGGTCGTGCGTTGTGGCAGCTTCCCCGGAGGTGCTTTCCCCAGCGAGTTGGGCAGGCCGACCAGACCCGACAGGATCCCCCCCGCTGAGTTCACTTGGCGGCCGATTGATGCGGCCCTCATCCGGTTTCTGCAGCACTAACCGTCACTCTCCCTTCCAGCAGAGTACGTCGTCAAGAGAAATCCAGCGAAAACGGTGGCAGGATCGCTCCCGTGAGCGACCAGACGCCAGTTCCGCGCGGATTGAGAACCTCGGCGGCCTATGGCTGGCGGATCCTGGTTCTCCTCGCCGCCCTTTATGTGCTGCTCAACGTGCTCGGTCGCCTCGAGTTCGTTGTCATTGCCCTCTTTGTCGGATTGATCATCGCGGCGATCGTTGGTCCACTCGTCCGGATCCTGAACAAGTTCATGCCCAACGGACTGGCGGTGGGATTGGGCATGTTTGCGCTGATCCTGGTCATCGTCGGGATCCTGACCTTCATCACGACCTCCGTCGCCGGCGAATGGACGAACCTGTCGCAGCAGTTCGGCAACGGCATCCGGCAGATCGAAACCTGGCTTGAGACCGGGCCCTTCCACGTTCAGAGTGCAGATTTCGTCAAGTGGTATGACAACGCCCAACAATGGTTCTTGGATCACCGGGCCGACCTTGCCCAAGGGGCATTGGGTGGTGCTGGCGCCGTCGTTGAGGTCTTCGCCGGGTTGGCGTTGGCGCTGTTCAGCGCGGTCTGCTTCCTTGGCGGCGGCAGCAATATCTGGTCGTGGACCACCAAGCTCTTCTCCAAGGGTGTCCGGCCGCGCGTCGACGGCGCGGGCCACGTTGCCTGGCGCAGCTTCGCCGGCTACACCCGCGGCATCATCATCGTGGCGGCATCGAACGCGGCATTCGTGTGTATTTTGCTGCTGATCCTGCGAGTTCCGCTGGCGTTCCCGCTTGCGCTGCTGGTCTTCTTCGGGACGTTTATTCCGCTGATCGGCGCTCCCATCGCCATGTTCGTCTCGGTAATCGTTGCGCTTGCCGCCCGGGGACCGCTGATCGCCCTGATCGTGTTGGCGGGCATCGCGTTGCTGGGACAGCTCGAGGGCCACGTGCTGCAGCCCTTGGTGATGAGTAAGGCGGTCAATATCCATCCGCTCGCGGTTGCCGTGGCGGTGGCGAGCGGAACGCTGCTGGCTGGGCTGTTTGGAGCCGTGATCGCCGTGCCGGTCGTCTCAGTTTGCTACGGCGTGGCCAAGTTTTGGTTCCAAACCGCGCCGCCGGACAAACCCGAGGACCCAGTTGCCGTGGACCCGACCGGGACGGGTGCTGCCGCGACCTAGCGCGCCTCACCTCATCGGGCAGGCTTGAATCGGCAACGTGGAAGCGACGGCGAGTGCCTTAGGCGAGTGTGCTGGCAACAGCAGGATGTAGTGCGGAGTTGCTGGTGATTGCCGAACCTGCGGTCAGCGCTGCCGAACCGTCGAAACCGGTCACTGTTCCGCCAGCCTCCTGCACGATCGGAATCAATGCCGCGATATCCCAGGCGTTGAGTTCGGGCTCTGCCGCCACGTCAACAGCGCCCTCGGCGACCAGTACATGCGAGTAGAAGTCTCCATACGCACGGGTGCGCCAGCTGGCGCTCGCCAGCGCCTCGAAGCGGCCAGGACTCGTGCGCTCATCCCAACCCTCGCGATCGGAGTACGAGAAGGACGCATCAGCCAAGTCGGCGACCGCGCTGACGTGGATCTGCCGGGCGGGGGCGTCATGGTCGACCAAGTTCGTCTTCGTCCAAGCCCCGCCGCCCTGCTGGGCCCACCACCGCCGACCCAGGGCTGGGGCACTCACCACGCCAACGATTGGGTGCCCGTCATCGATGAGGCCGATCAGAGTGGCCCACACCGGCACGCCGCGGACGTAGTTTTTGGTTCCGTCGATGGGGTCGATGATCCATGCACGACCGGTCGGCAGCCTGCCGGGAATCAGGCCCCCGTACTCCTCACCTGCGACTGTGTCGTCGCCGCGTTCGATGGCGATCACTTCCCGCAGGCAGCGTTCGACGGCCTGATCTGCCTCGGTTACCGGAGTCAGATCAGGCTTGGTCTCAACGCGAAGATCACTGGCAAGGAACCGCTGCATGCTTATCCGGTCAGCCTCGTCGGCAAGCCGAAGCGCGAGCTCCAAGTCGGCGGCGTAAGGAAGTTCGGACCGGTTCACGAGTCGACTCTAGGACCTGGGGTGTTGGGCAGTAGCCTCGGCGCCATGTTGATGCTCGCGCAAGTTTTGCTGGGTGCAGCCAATCCTTTCGACACAATCAACGGTCTGCCCATCCACCCGTTGGTCGTTCACATGCCGGTGGTTTTGCTCCCATTCTCCGCGCTCGCAGCGATCATCATCGCTTTCGTGCCGCGATGGTCGAGTCGGTTCGGGGTCTTGGTCTGGCTCGGTGCTGGGGTGTCGTTGGCCTTCGCGTTCCTGGCGGAAAAGAGTGGTGAAGCACTTGCTCAGCGAGTAGGGAACCCCAAGACGCACGCCGAACTGGGCGAACAACTGAAGTACTACGCGTTTGGATTGCTCGTCGTCACTTTCGTGCTGTGGCTGGTTGATCGCCGGGGCGGGCGCCGAACGCTGCTCACCAAACTGCTCGCGGCACTGGTCATCCTGGTTGCGCTCGCCGCGATCTGGGGGACCTACCGCGCCGGCGAATCCGGAGCGACAGCCGTGTGGTCGAAGATCATCGCGAATACGCCTGCCCCAAGCGCTGGCTAACCGGGCGACTCAGCGTCGATCGCCCGCAGGATTCGGCGCAGCGATTCCAATCGCGCTTGCGTTGTGTGACCTGCTGCCACCCACGCATCGAGCCCGCACTCGGGCTCGTCGTGGCTGCAACTCCTCGGGCACGCCTGCGTTCCATCGGCCAGGTCGGAGAAGGCACCCACCACCCGATCGCGGTCGACGTGGGCGAGACCGAAGGACCGTAGGCCGGGGGTATCAACGATCCAGCCGCCCCCTGGCAGCCAGGTCGCCTGCACCGAGGTGGAGGTATGTCGGCCTCGACCGGTCACGCTGTTGACGTGCCCGGTGGCGCGGTGCGCGGACGGAATCAGTGCGTTGACCAGTGTCGACTTGCCGACCCCGGAATGTCCGACAAAGACGGTGACCCGGTCTTGCAGCAGATCCGCCACCGGGGTGGGGTCAGCACCGCGGCGGATGCTGATGGCGGGTACGTCCAGGGCCCGGTAGCTGGCGAGCAGGGGCGCAGGGTCGGCCAAGTCGGACTTGGTGAGGATGAGCAACGGATCGACGCCAGCGTCGTAGGCCGCCACCAGGCAACGATCGATCAGTCCGACTCGTGGCGGTGGGTCGGCGAGGGCCACGACGATGCCCATCTGATCGGCATTGGCAACGATTACCCGCTCGTAGGGGTCGGAGTCGTCGGCGGTGCGCCGCAGGGTGGTCGATCGAGGTTCAATCCTGACCAATCGCCCCAGTGCGTCTGGCTGGCCGGAAAGGTCGCCGACGACGCCGACTTGATCGCCGACCACGACCGCTTTGCGTCCCAGTTCGCGGGCCTTGACGGTCACTACCTCGCGGTCGGGATCATCTGCCAATGCGCACGTGATGCGCCCTCGATCCACTGCGACGACCAGGGCCGCGCGCGCATCGGCGTGGGCCGGCCGCTGCTTGCTACGGGGCCGGGTTCCACGAGTCGGGCGCGACCGGACGTCGTCCTCGTCGAGTTCGCGGGGGCTCACGTTGGGGCAACCACGTCGGTCCAGCGGGACGTGAAGTCCGGCAGCGTCTTTCCCGTCGTGGCGATGTTCTCCACCTCGACGCCGGGAACGACCAGTCCGACGATCGCTGCGAACGTCGCCATTCGGTGATCGTGGTAAGTCTGCACCCGAGTCCCGCGCAACGGACGTGGGTTGATGACCAGGCCATCCTCGGTCTCGGACGCGTCACCACCGAGACGATTGATCTCGGTCACCAGAGCCGCGAGGCGATCGGTCTCATGGCCGCGCAAATGACCGACGCCGCGCAATACAGTCGGGGAATGGGCGAGGGTGGCCATCGCTGCAATGGTGGGCGTGACCTCGCCAATCTGGCGCAGATCCACGGCAATCCCTGCTAGCTGATCCGGGCCCGTCAGCGTGAGGCCGGTGGCAGTCCGGTCGATCTGGGCACCCATCGCCGCCAGGACGGCCAGGATCTGTTCGCCAGGCTGGATCGTCTCTGTTGGCCACCGCGCAATCGTGACGGATCCACCGGTAACCATGGCGGCGGCGAGGAAGACCGTCGCGTTCGACAGATCTGGCTCAACGGTCACGTCTACCAAGTCCACCGCCCCCGGTTGCACTGTCCAGGTGGCGTGCGTTGCCGAGTCAATCGCCTCACTGACGTGCACACCGGCTTGCCCAAGCAGGGCCAGGGTCATCGAAATGTGGGGCAACGACGGCAGTTCACCACCACGGTGATGAACGACGACCCCCTGATCGAACCGTGCCCCGCTGAGCAGCAAACCACTGACAAACTGGCTGGACCTTGCCGCGTCCAGGGTTACGTCGCCGCCAGGTAGTCGGCCCGCCCCGTGAACCGTAAAGGGCAACGTGGCCCTACCCGCATCGTCGATTTCGGCACCCAGCGCGCGCAATGAGGTGACTGTCTCGGTCAGTGGCCGAGCACTGGCCTGGGTATCCCCGTGGAAGGTGATCGAACCGGTAGCCAGGGTCGCGACGGGCGGAAGGAAGCGCATGAGAGTGCCCGCGAGTCCACAGTCGACTTCGGCTGGGCCAATCAACGGGCGAGGTTCGATCCGGACTGCCGATCCGCCGTCGACGACGTCAATCCCGACCCCCATCGTGGTCAGTGCCGAGAGCATCAGGCTGGTGTCTCGAGCAATCAATGGGTGGTGAATGACCGCGGGTGCGCTACCGATTGCGGCAAGGATGAATGCCCGGTTCGTGATCGACTTCGAGCCTGGAACCTCAACGCTGGCAACTACGGGACCGGCCGCGGTTGGCGCCGACCAGTAAGCGCTGGTCGAGGCATCGGCATTCACCCGGCGAGCCTATCTGCCGAACGTGCAAACTAGTCCCGTGTGTGGACGATACGTAGCGGCTGCGGATAAGTCAGTCATCTCCGAGCAGTTCAATGCTGTCCCGGTGACAGAGAAGACGCTGGCGCCGGACTACAACGTTGCACCGAGCAAATCGGTCTATGCGGTGGTCAACCGTCACGACGAGCGCCAACTGCGGGTGCTGCGCTGGGGACTGATCCCGAGTTGGGCCAAAGATCCGAAGATCGGAAACCGGATGGCCAATGCACGGCTGGAAACCGCCGCCGAGAAGCCCTCGTTCCGTCGGGCGTTTGCCAAGCGCCGGGCGATACTGCCAGCAGACGGGTATTACGAGTGGTACACGCCGGACAAGACCGCGTTGCCTCCCGGCGGGAAGGTGCGCAAGCAGCCGTATTACATCCATCCCACCGACGGCAGTCTGATGGCAATGGCTGCCCTCTATGAGATCTGGCGAGATCCGTCAGTCGACGATGAAGAGGATCCCGACGCCTTCCGCTGGACTTGCGCCATTTTGACGACCACTGCCACCGATGAGTTGGGGCGGATTCACGATCGAATGCCACTGTTGGTCGCCAGGGACAACTTTGCCGACTGGCTCGACCCCGCGAACAGCGCGCCGCAAGCGGGGCTGTTGGTGCCAGCGGTACCGGGGCTGCTGGAGGCATACCCCATCTCCACCGAGGTCAATAGCGTGCGCAATAACGGGCCTGAACTGTTGGCTCCGCTGGCGGACACCAACTAGCCAGGTCGACGGCTGGATCACGTGGCCTGTGCAACGACTTTCTCGATCCGCTCCAAGTAGGCGACGCCGAGGGTCGTCAGCGAGTAGTCCTTGCGTTTAGCTCCGGTTCGAGCGACGGCCACTTCATCGACGCGCAAGAGTCCGAGGGTTGTTAGTCGTCGTAGGGATCGGTAGAGACCCCGGTCGGTCAGACTCCAACCGGTTTGCTGGGCAAGGCGTTGGCCGATGGTATTGGCTGGCGCCGGGGCGAGGGCTGCAACTGCTCGCATCAGCTCCAGCGTGGTCAGGCTCTTCTTGAATGTCTCGGTCCAGCTGCGCACCAGTTCGTCGAGCCATTCCTCGGTCTCGTCCTTCACGGGTGTTCTTCCCAACCCCGGCTGGCGACACTCGCGAAGGCGTGGATGAGTAGTCCGATACCCCAGCCGGTCGCCATTCCGAACGTGACCCCGAACCAGCCCTCGTTCATCAGAAAGTTGCTGTCTCCGCGGATCGCAGGGCTATTGGCGACGATGAGCACGAAGGCGTGGAGCAGATACGAGAGGTTGACGATCGTGTAGGCCGTCGCGTGTGTGACCAGCATCCCGAAGCGGATTTGGCGCAGCCGCGTCCCCCGGGTGATGAGGACATACGCGTAGTAGCCAGCGACCGCGGCGAGCAACAGGTTCTCCACCAGCCCGATCTGGTTGCCGTTGACCATGATCACGATTTGCACGGCGACAACCTGCCCAAGCAACGTCAACGCGAACGGCAAAATCAGAGCGCGAACGTCGAGCCGGTAGTCGGTCTTCAGCACGTTCATGGCATCTCCTCGGTGCTAGTAGGTGTGACTCAAGGTACTGTACCAATGGTACTCAGCCGACGGCGTCCTCGTCAATTGGTTGGATCGCCGTGGGATGTCGATAGCGGGACGCCGCCGGGTAGTTCCTCAGTCACCGTCAACCCAGGCATCAGAGTTCGGCCCCTCAAACAGGCTGCGCCTCGCAACTTCGGACGAGCCAGGTCGGCGGCTGGCAGTAGCGGGGGAATGACCGCCGCACGCGGCTTGTTGTGCAGGGAGCCATTGTTCGAATCCGTGTCCGACCATGAGGGGGTCTGCCCGTGTTGGTGACCACAGAGTTCACTCCCGGAACCATCGGGGCAGCGTCAGCGTTACCCTCGCTGGTTATGGAACAAGGTGAGGACGCTCGACCCAGCAAGGACGTGGGAGAGGTCGACGTCGCCACCGAGACTCCGGAGGAGCGGTCCGAACGGTTTGAGCGCGACGCCCTGCCACTGTTGGACACGCTGTACGCCGGCGCCATGCGAATGACGCGCAACCCAGACGACGCCTCTGACCTGGTTCAGGAGACTGTGGAGCGTGCCTACAAGGCATTCCACCAGTTCAAGCCGGGCACGAATCTGAAGGCCTGGATGTTCCGAATCCTGACCAACACCTACATCAACGGTTACCGCAAGAAGCAACGTCAGCCGCTGCAGTCGTCAACCGACGACGTTGAGGATTGGCAGATGGCCCAAGCCGAGTCCCATACGTCGCACGGGCTGCGTTCCGCCGAGGCTGAAGCACTCGACAGCTTGCCCGACGGTGATGTAAAAGACGCACTTGCTGCAATCCCGGAGGAGTTCCGACTCGCGGTGTACTTTGCCGATGTCGAAGGCTTCGCGTACAAGGAAATCGCTGACATCATGGAGACGCCAGTTGGCACGGTGATGTCACGTCTTCACCGCGGCCGCCGACAGTTGCGGGACAAGTTGGAGGACTACGCCCGCGAGCGTGGCTTCGTTGCCGCTCGTACCCAGGAGGGGACGTCATGAGCGAGATGCCGACCTTCGGAAGCCGAGGTCCAGACCACGATCCTGTCGCCGCCAGCGAAGGGGTCGCCGCCAGCGAAGGGGCCGACACTACTTCGGGGTGCACCGAGGGTCCATGCGCGGAGGCCCAGGAGCACGTCTGGGAAGTAATCGACGGCGAGATGAGTGCGGAAGATTGCGCTCGCATTCGGGCGCATTTTGAGGCCTGTCCGCCCTGTGACGAGGTTTACCACAGCGAGCGCAAAGTCAAAGATGTCGTTGCTCGGGCATGTGGCTGCGAGTCAGCACCTCAAGATCTACGTGGCCGGGTCACGGCCCTCATCGTGCGGCTGCGTATCGAAACGTGTGGCTCAGCGCGAGTCGCGGATTCGTCGCCCGAATTTCGCCGCAACTGATTCTTTGGGTACAACAAAGGCGGGGCNNNNNNNNNNNNNNNNNNNNNNNNNNNNNNNNNNNNNNNNNNNNNNNNNNNNNNNNNNNNNNNNNNNNNNNNNNNNNNNNNNNNNNNNNNNNNNNNNNNNATCTACGTGGCCGGGTCACGGCCCTCATCGTGCGGCTGCGTATCGAAACGTGTGGCTCAGCGCGAGTCGCGGATTCGTCGCCCGAATTTCGCCGCAACTGATTCTTTGGGTACAACAAAGGCGGGGCACTGATCGCGCTCCCGCCTTTCTTGCTGGGCATCGGTACAACAAAGGCGGGGCGCTGATCGCGCTCCGGCCTTTCTTGCTGGGCATCGGTACAACAAAGGCGGGGCGCTGATCGCGCTCCCGCCTTTCTTGCTTAGCCGCCGAATGCCCAGCCACTAGACCACGCGTGAATAGGTCACTGATCGGTGGACCTATCCGGTGTGGCCTTAGGCGTTGGGTCGGCGACCGTGGTTTGCGCTCTTCTTCTTACGTGCGCGACGCTTGCGTCCACGCTTGCTCATAGCCGCTCCTGATGTTGATCTGTCATGCCGCAGGATCGCGGAGTGATCCAGCCAATGGTTGCACAGGAGCTCACCGACTGAGGCGGCGGTTCAGCGCCGACAGCACCGAACGCGCCGTCGCGTCCTCGTGGTCCCCGCGCA
This window contains:
- a CDS encoding FUSC family protein, whose protein sequence is MSSFAHRVTMSMIEVDLSAARWVSALRRAGVVVLLLVVGLKFASAGAAVSAATAALLIGLLDKGRSPRSTWHTMAAGTVLLTVVTLFDTVLANSGIATLVLMVVLAFASGVSSGVDPRAPQVFVFGAILAATHLVTPQSADRGLEAAAAIALAGGLQTLLALASAPIVRDRPERRRIAKALRVVGHNVEAVGRSDEPNLELGTRAASAAMAEVADYVTKSDLAADHRGRYALILADADALRIEARAYYARASLGLAIPSDRQTREIFTGSGKALEHAAAAIEREHEPSLQDLDDQVDALRSRLQRSEDSERPMTRTAKALIDVTGEMPSHVRHIMRLPQPRREHRSNSRPLPDRLAASLSWGSRPLRFGIRMAAAALVAELISLALHLEHGSWVAVSAMMLLRPDIGPAAPRILIRAIGVTVGVGVVVGIAAVLGESTFWQVAAISLLVFLMYAVVSVNQGTQTILMTATIILLLSIGGLDPTELALARWVDVLIGCVIGTIFALAIPLWNRSSLAHDAAGYADAVGDWLSSLVAYGDTTAATDSAALEEIRHRGRRARDARMTVNATLNASLLEPADRKLSAGAVGVVLSWIRRCSDSGVAAEALLRHGSPMPDVAQGYALAAAGDLRDVSATLRGSRSVADDIATQSSLPEDLPNADRVTEVLLRAARTANAAKRAASRVGSS
- a CDS encoding diguanylate cyclase encodes the protein MLQKPDEGRINRPPSELSGGDPVGSGRPAQLAGESTSGEAATTHDQAEKADQTDLARAPGTHAPTSAVSPTNADSAATGEVTLDPALLDGLPDAFMVTDARLCIRLVNAAAKTMYGFDLDKLIGTPIVDLVETDLGEGVSAEDALRALTEQGSWQGRVRQRANGAEWMVVDANARILTDRDGNATGAVFVSRDVTSLLAAEQEVAERTHFASAVLESLPGRTCVIGGDGRVIATNHRYLEEGPTGAGEHTGPTEGADYVAWLTDVLNDEATIDLRELLRGNCHDFRTEFPTVQRRKRRWTELLAVPLFAESGGAVVTHVDITERKQAEKALTQRATHDPLTGLPNRVLLADRLAHALSRAARSNTQVGLLFCDLDGFRDVNNTFGHLAGDRLLVTIAKRLRAVCRSSDTVARVSGDEFVIILEDVTGTTEMEDVAQRIIDALAEPVVMDEGTARTGTSAGLVISPGVSRAGVRTVENMIRDADAAMYAAKEAGRGRYAWFTPEMREKPRERPTFVRAINRLLNR
- a CDS encoding AI-2E family transporter — its product is MSDQTPVPRGLRTSAAYGWRILVLLAALYVLLNVLGRLEFVVIALFVGLIIAAIVGPLVRILNKFMPNGLAVGLGMFALILVIVGILTFITTSVAGEWTNLSQQFGNGIRQIETWLETGPFHVQSADFVKWYDNAQQWFLDHRADLAQGALGGAGAVVEVFAGLALALFSAVCFLGGGSNIWSWTTKLFSKGVRPRVDGAGHVAWRSFAGYTRGIIIVAASNAAFVCILLLILRVPLAFPLALLVFFGTFIPLIGAPIAMFVSVIVALAARGPLIALIVLAGIALLGQLEGHVLQPLVMSKAVNIHPLAVAVAVASGTLLAGLFGAVIAVPVVSVCYGVAKFWFQTAPPDKPEDPVAVDPTGTGAAAT
- the rsgA gene encoding ribosome small subunit-dependent GTPase A, coding for MSPRELDEDDVRSRPTRGTRPRSKQRPAHADARAALVVAVDRGRITCALADDPDREVVTVKARELGRKAVVVGDQVGVVGDLSGQPDALGRLVRIEPRSTTLRRTADDSDPYERVIVANADQMGIVVALADPPPRVGLIDRCLVAAYDAGVDPLLILTKSDLADPAPLLASYRALDVPAISIRRGADPTPVADLLQDRVTVFVGHSGVGKSTLVNALIPSAHRATGHVNSVTGRGRHTSTSVQATWLPGGGWIVDTPGLRSFGLAHVDRDRVVGAFSDLADGTQACPRSCSHDEPECGLDAWVAAGHTTQARLESLRRILRAIDAESPG
- a CDS encoding cytochrome P450, with the translated sequence MSKPGVPRSGWQVAINAPGPSGGQMLKSFGRIRRDPLQFLAAIWREYGDVAQFPIPRPAVYLLTDPDAVRDVLVSSARDYTKRTLQYDNLATVTGSGLLTADDPPWRERRRVIQPAFHHERLAGVADHAVAAVDPYLARWQRLRDGTVVDVDEAMMELSLQVVASALFGSTWDSQARELTQATLIALDQVVARARNPLAPPLNWPTPGSTRLRRSIRTLDAAVADVLTARRSTGVAAPVDRSDLVDMLLAARIDPAAQLDGSGVRDELVTFLVAGHETVASTMTWVWHLLASNPAAAAALHAEVDSVLAGRLPTFADVPDLTWTRAIVDETLRLYPPAWVITRKSTAEHQALEVAMPTGSLVIMSPYLVHRHPDAWDRPEEFDPSRFLGGSTRRDAYLPFGLGPRLCIGRDMALLEATLVVAAIASRFRFETAGGQAVEALASVTLRPEHGLPMRVYARSPSAIE
- a CDS encoding histidinol-phosphatase, with the translated sequence MQRFLASDLRVETKPDLTPVTEADQAVERCLREVIAIERGDDTVAGEEYGGLIPGRLPTGRAWIIDPIDGTKNYVRGVPVWATLIGLIDDGHPIVGVVSAPALGRRWWAQQGGGAWTKTNLVDHDAPARQIHVSAVADLADASFSYSDREGWDERTSPGRFEALASASWRTRAYGDFYSHVLVAEGAVDVAAEPELNAWDIAALIPIVQEAGGTVTGFDGSAALTAGSAITSNSALHPAVASTLA